In the genome of Candida albicans SC5314 chromosome 6, complete sequence, the window catatATAAGATTGTTTATATAACTCAATACTAGACAAACTGTAGAGTAAATATGAGTGGCCTTGATAGAGGTGCAAATACggctactactactactacttcttcttcctccacaacatcgtcatcatcttATAGTATAACCTATTCAACTAATGAAATACCGATATTAACATattccaataataataacaacaacagtcCTCATATTCATCAATCTTCAGAAGTTCATGAAACTTCCCATCATTCTCAATACGAAGAAAATACATTTATTGATTGGTCAAAGGaatcaattataatttcaaGAAATCCATCTGTTTTTCTAACCAATAAATGGatcattttgattttttctgCCATTATATTGGGTTATTTCACATCAGCCattgatttgattcaaGTATCACtaaatgattttaaaaagGGGATATGTTTTAGTTCTAAAGATTCTTGGACTTTATTAAATCCTTATATGACTTGCCCTGTCGAGGATTGGTACAATTGggatcaaatatttttcaccaTACGCAATCCAATTgttaaatttataattaatttcccaatttatttaattttggcCCTTGCGTTTGGTATAATAGCTGGATATTTAACGTATAATCGAGCATATATGATTCGTCAATCGGGTATACCAGAAATTAAACTAATTATATCTGgatttaatttgaaaattgatcaatattTGGGATTTAAAACTTTACTTCTGAAAAGTATTGCCttaatatttgttgttaGTTCCGGATTATGGTTAGGTAAAGAAGGCCCTTTGGTTCATATTTCATGTTgtgttttcaatatcatttatGAAATCATTTCTAAGTATTATAGTAATCAAAATGAAGCAATTCGAAGAGAATTATTAACTGCTGCTACTGCGACCGGTATATCAGTGGCATTCAATTCCCCTATTGGTGGagtattatttgttttagaAAGTATGCCTAGTTATTTCATCCCCACAAGGATCATGTGGAATTCATTTGTTTCCGCCACAGTAGCTACAATTATCTTGACTGgatttaaaatatttactGATGGAAGAAATTTTAATGAACAAGTTTTATTTCAAGTCAATTTTGGTAATTTTAGTTGgttatttgttgaaatcaTTCCATTTATAATGCTAGGGATAATGGGTGGGGTTTATGGTcattattttattaaatttaatggGAAATTTTCTAATATTAAAATCAGAAGCTTGATTCGACACCGATTAtgtaatttattgaaagttgattataaatatggctcaattttggaaatcttattgattgttttaatcacaacaattataaatttcccatttgaaatatcaaaacTACCTTTAAATgcattattgaatttattatttaaaagCTGCACCAAAGATAACGATAACTCAAATTTGTCAACAAGTAAAGATTTCATTTGTCAAGATTCCAATGGAGTAGCATTATTTAAGCTATTATATATTATGATAGAAGGATTTTGGTTAACTTGTTATACTTTTGGATTGGATTTACCTGGGGGGATTTTAATGCCAAGCTTAGTAATGGGTGCCATGACTGGTAGATTTTTAGGAATAATCACTCAAGCTATACAACTGAAATTTAATTGGGAAAGTTTGGCAACTTGTACTGCTGATTCATGTCTTGTGTCACCAAGTTCATATGCTGTCATTGGTGCTGCATCCTTCATGACTGGAGTCACCAAATTGACAATGTCAGTGGTAGTAATAATGTTTGAAATGACTGGTGCAGTGACATATGTATTACCAATTATGGGTGGAGTAATGACATCGAAATTTGTTAGTGATTGGTTGAcaccaaataatatttatgATACTTGGCTccaaaataatttcaacCAATCGAGTGATGGTGTAGAAGGTGTTACTACCAATAACCACCTTAACAGCAATTTTTATGACAATGGaaaccaattgattaatcaaGGTAAGGGGACTGGattgatttcatttcaGAATTTAACTAGTACAATAAAATCGAAATTACccaatattaatattgcTTCATCAATGATCCCCTTATTAGATGTTAAATGTTTGTGTTTATTACCTGATCAAGAACAGGAACAGTTTACCTTGAACTCGTTAAActcatttattaataacGATTGTCATGAAGGTTATCCAatgattattaattataataacCCAATTATAGTAGGATATATTCCTAAATCACAATtgttaaatcaattatttttatcattatcaaatcgagaaattgattcaaattcaccaatttcatttcaaatCAACCACGGTGTTGATATTCCTGAACGAGTTGAACAATTATTATCGCAAAGAAAACAACCACAAGTTGTTCTGATTAATGTGCATCCAATACAATCCACATTgataattaatgaaaaaaccccaattttattaattattgaaatgtttgaaaaattgcATCTAAATAGTTTGATTATTGTTAGTAATCAAGACGAGACTTCAATGACGGGATTCATCGATCGATTTatattaaatgatttaataattgataaattcgaaaaattagttgataaattgaatgattatcaagtaattcaacaatttgatatAGAGGAAAATGCTGGAAGAGTGGAGATGactgaatttgattatgataatgatgaagatgatgatatgacaagaattgataggaaatcaattgaattgattacA includes:
- a CDS encoding uncharacterized protein (Has domain(s) with predicted ion channel activity, voltage-gated chloride channel activity, role in chloride transport, transmembrane transport and membrane localization), with the protein product MSGLDRGANTATTTTTSSSSTTSSSSYSITYSTNEIPILTYSNNNNNNSPHIHQSSEVHETSHHSQYEENTFIDWSKESIIISRNPSVFLTNKWIILIFSAIILGYFTSAIDLIQVSLNDFKKGICFSSKDSWTLLNPYMTCPVEDWYNWDQIFFTIRNPIVKFIINFPIYLILALAFGIIAGYLTYNRAYMIRQSGIPEIKLIISGFNLKIDQYLGFKTLLSKSIALIFVVSSGLWLGKEGPLVHISCCVFNIIYEIISKYYSNQNEAIRRELLTAATATGISVAFNSPIGGVLFVLESMPSYFIPTRIMWNSFVSATVATIILTGFKIFTDGRNFNEQVLFQVNFGNFSWLFVEIIPFIMLGIMGGVYGHYFIKFNGKFSNIKIRSLIRHRLCNLLKVDYKYGSILEILLIVLITTIINFPFEISKLPLNALLNLLFKSCTKDNDNSNLSTSKDFICQDSNGVALFKLLYIMIEGFWLTCYTFGLDLPGGILMPSLVMGAMTGRFLGIITQAIQSKFNWESLATCTADSCLVSPSSYAVIGAASFMTGVTKLTMSVVVIMFEMTGAVTYVLPIMGGVMTSKFVSDWLTPNNIYDTWLQNNFNQSSDGVEGVTTNNHLNSNFYDNGNQLINQGKGTGLISFQNLTSTIKSKLPNINIASSMIPLLDVKCLCLLPDQEQEQFTLNSLNSFINNDCHEGYPMIINYNNPIIVGYIPKSQLLNQLFLSLSNREIDSNSPISFQINHGVDIPERVEQLLSQRKQPQVVSINVHPIQSTLIINEKTPILLIIEMFEKLHLNSLIIVSNQDETSMTGFIDRFILNDLIIDKFEKLVDKLNDYQVIQQFDIEENAGRVEMTEFDYDNDEDDDMTRIDRKSIELIT